Proteins found in one Bacillus subtilis subsp. subtilis str. 168 genomic segment:
- the yngC gene encoding putative integral inner membrane protein, phosphatase or phosphate isomerase (Evidence 3: Putative function from multiple computational evidences; PubMedId: 15849754, 16850406, 20512483; Product type m: membrane component), which translates to MGSLISEILTWLTNMGYAGIAIGLMIEIIPSEIVLAYGGYMVSEGTIGFIGAIIAGVIGGTIAQIFIYWIGRYGGRPFLDKYGKYLLIKKHHIDMSENWFQKYGAGVVFSARFIPVVRHAISIPAGIARMPFLKFVVLTVLAIIPWSILFVYLGIQLGSQWDDVENIAGTYTTPIMILAVVVIALYFVIKKRTAIFKR; encoded by the coding sequence GTGGGCAGTTTGATAAGCGAAATTTTAACATGGCTGACGAACATGGGATATGCGGGTATTGCGATTGGGTTAATGATTGAAATCATTCCGAGTGAGATTGTATTAGCTTATGGCGGCTATATGGTATCGGAGGGCACGATTGGATTTATTGGCGCAATTATTGCGGGTGTTATCGGGGGCACCATTGCCCAGATCTTTATTTACTGGATCGGTCGCTATGGCGGCAGGCCATTTCTGGACAAATACGGGAAGTATTTATTGATTAAAAAGCATCATATCGATATGTCGGAAAACTGGTTTCAGAAATACGGCGCCGGAGTTGTCTTCTCGGCTCGTTTTATACCGGTTGTCAGACATGCCATATCCATTCCGGCAGGTATTGCCAGAATGCCTTTTCTCAAATTTGTGGTACTGACTGTGCTTGCTATCATTCCATGGTCTATCCTGTTTGTTTATTTAGGCATACAGCTAGGAAGCCAGTGGGATGATGTTGAGAATATAGCAGGCACTTATACAACACCGATTATGATATTGGCTGTTGTCGTGATAGCCCTTTATTTTGTGATTAAGAAACGTACAGCCATATTTAAACGATAG
- the yngB gene encoding putative UTP-glucose-1-phosphate uridylyltransferase (Evidence 3: Putative function from multiple computational evidences; PubMedId: 8320212, 20512483; Product type e: enzyme) — protein MRKKVRKAVIPAAGLGTRFLPATKAQPKEMLPIVDKPAIQYIVEEAAESGIEDILIITGRNKRSIEDHFDRSAELEFNLREKGKTETLKEMQQIADLANIHYIRQKEPLGLGHAVLCAEHFIGDEPFAVLLGDDIMVSETPALRQLMDVYDVYGTEVVGVQSVLPEDVSKYGIINTSGSQGHVYEVNDLVEKPSPEEAPSEIAVMGRYVLNSSIFSVLKTIGRGAGNEIQLTDALREVCRKEPIHARLLEGNRYDIGDKLGCFKASTEIGLMRPEMRSQLLAYLEDVIKRETKEMLR, from the coding sequence ATGAGAAAAAAAGTGAGAAAAGCGGTTATACCCGCAGCGGGTTTAGGAACGAGATTTCTGCCGGCGACAAAGGCGCAGCCTAAAGAAATGCTTCCAATCGTCGACAAACCAGCAATCCAATATATTGTAGAAGAGGCCGCAGAGTCAGGAATTGAAGATATACTGATTATTACAGGGAGAAACAAACGCTCGATTGAAGATCATTTTGATCGGTCGGCGGAATTGGAATTCAATCTCCGGGAAAAAGGCAAGACGGAGACACTTAAGGAAATGCAGCAGATTGCCGATTTGGCCAACATTCATTACATCCGCCAGAAAGAACCGCTCGGATTAGGCCATGCGGTGCTGTGTGCGGAGCATTTTATCGGAGATGAGCCTTTTGCTGTTCTCTTAGGTGATGATATTATGGTGTCTGAAACACCGGCTCTTCGGCAATTAATGGATGTATATGACGTTTATGGCACAGAGGTTGTCGGTGTACAGTCAGTTCTCCCTGAGGATGTCAGCAAATATGGTATTATAAATACATCAGGGTCTCAAGGGCATGTATATGAAGTGAACGATTTAGTGGAAAAGCCTTCTCCTGAAGAAGCACCTTCGGAAATCGCAGTAATGGGACGTTATGTGCTGAATTCTTCGATCTTCTCCGTTTTGAAGACAATTGGCAGAGGCGCGGGCAACGAAATTCAGCTGACAGATGCGCTTCGTGAGGTTTGCCGTAAGGAGCCGATCCATGCCCGGCTGCTGGAAGGAAATCGATATGACATTGGCGATAAGCTGGGCTGTTTTAAAGCGAGCACCGAAATCGGCTTAATGCGTCCCGAAATGAGATCTCAGCTTTTGGCCTATTTAGAAGATGTGATCAAACGGGAAACGAAAGAAATGCTGCGGTAA
- the xynD gene encoding arabinoxylan arabinofuranohydrolase (Evidence 1a: Function from experimental evidences in the studied strain; PubMedId: 1938968, 17426966, 26559526; Product type e: enzyme) yields MRKKCSVCLWILVLLLSCLSGKSAYAATSTTIAKHIGNSNPLIDHHLGADPVALTYNGRVYIYMSSDDYEYNSNGTIKDNSFANLNRVFVISSADMVNWTDHGAIPVAGANGANGGRGIAKWAGASWAPSIAVKKINGKDKFFLYFANSGGGIGVLTADSPIGPWTDPIGKPLVTPSTPGMSGVVWLFDPAVFVDDDGTGYLYAGGGVPGVSNPTQGQWANPKTARVIKLGPDMTSVVGSASTIDAPFMFEDSGLHKYNGTYYYSYCINFGGTHPADKPPGEIGYMTSSSPMGPFTYRGHFLKNPGAFFGGGGNNHHAVFNFKNEWYVVYHAQTVSSALFGAGKGYRSPHINKLVHNADGSIQEVAANYAGVTQISNLNPYNRVEAETFAWNGRILTEKSTAPGGPVNNQHVTSIQNGDWIAVGNADFGAGGARSFKANVASTLGGKIEVRLDSADGKLVGTLNVPSTGGAQTWREIETAVSGATGVHKVFFVFTGTGTGNLFNFDYWQFTQR; encoded by the coding sequence ATGAGGAAAAAGTGTAGCGTATGTTTATGGATTCTAGTTTTATTATTGAGCTGCTTATCTGGGAAGTCTGCGTATGCTGCCACTAGTACTACAATTGCAAAACATATAGGGAATTCAAATCCGCTTATCGACCATCATTTGGGAGCGGATCCGGTTGCGCTGACCTATAACGGAAGAGTCTACATCTATATGTCAAGTGATGACTATGAATATAATAGCAACGGAACAATTAAAGATAATTCATTTGCCAATTTGAATAGAGTATTCGTCATATCTTCAGCGGATATGGTGAACTGGACAGACCACGGAGCCATTCCGGTAGCAGGTGCCAATGGAGCTAATGGAGGCCGTGGAATTGCAAAATGGGCAGGTGCGTCATGGGCACCGTCAATCGCAGTTAAAAAAATTAATGGCAAGGATAAATTCTTCCTTTATTTCGCAAACAGCGGCGGAGGTATCGGGGTTCTCACCGCAGACAGCCCGATTGGTCCATGGACCGACCCAATCGGAAAACCGCTCGTAACGCCAAGTACGCCAGGAATGTCTGGTGTTGTATGGCTTTTTGATCCGGCAGTATTTGTAGATGACGACGGAACCGGTTACCTGTATGCCGGCGGAGGCGTTCCTGGCGTTTCAAATCCAACGCAGGGACAATGGGCCAATCCTAAAACGGCTAGAGTCATAAAATTGGGGCCTGATATGACGAGTGTTGTTGGAAGTGCATCTACAATTGATGCGCCTTTCATGTTTGAAGATTCGGGATTGCACAAGTATAACGGAACATATTATTACTCCTATTGCATCAATTTCGGCGGCACGCACCCGGCCGATAAACCCCCGGGTGAGATCGGCTACATGACCAGTTCAAGTCCCATGGGTCCCTTTACATATAGAGGGCACTTCCTGAAAAATCCGGGTGCATTTTTCGGAGGTGGCGGAAACAACCATCATGCTGTTTTCAATTTTAAAAACGAGTGGTATGTGGTGTACCATGCGCAAACTGTCAGTTCCGCTCTGTTCGGGGCCGGCAAAGGATACCGCTCTCCCCATATTAATAAGCTGGTGCATAATGCAGATGGATCTATTCAAGAGGTAGCGGCAAATTATGCAGGTGTAACACAAATTTCCAATTTAAACCCATATAACCGGGTAGAAGCTGAAACGTTTGCTTGGAATGGACGCATTTTGACAGAGAAGTCCACAGCACCCGGCGGGCCAGTAAATAATCAGCATGTAACAAGCATTCAAAATGGAGACTGGATTGCTGTAGGAAATGCAGACTTCGGAGCGGGCGGTGCCAGGTCATTTAAAGCAAATGTAGCATCCACTTTAGGCGGGAAAATAGAAGTGCGCCTCGACAGTGCAGACGGTAAGCTTGTTGGAACTCTGAATGTGCCTTCAACAGGCGGAGCGCAAACGTGGAGGGAAATAGAAACTGCGGTAAGCGGGGCAACCGGTGTGCACAAAGTATTCTTTGTATTTACCGGAACAGGTACAGGAAACTTGTTTAATTTTGATTACTGGCAGTTTACGCAAAGATAG
- the yngA gene encoding putative conserved membrane protein possibly involved in arabinogalactan metabolism (Evidence 3: Putative function from multiple computational evidences; PubMedId: 15849754, 16850406, 20512483; Product type m: membrane component), with product MTATRIFYEGRFVTLKEKIKTLGRFCTVGVGNTLIDFGVFFLLTACHVSYLPAQICSYTAGIVNSYVWNRNWTFCVKRKADGKEIVRFLMINIAASGITFLLLYLFQNCGCSLLVSKLAATIGGMMMNFIGNRIWVFGDSLKNIQDQE from the coding sequence ATGACTGCCACTCGCATCTTTTATGAAGGGAGGTTCGTTACGCTGAAAGAAAAAATAAAGACATTAGGCCGTTTTTGCACCGTAGGCGTCGGCAATACGCTGATAGATTTTGGTGTCTTCTTTCTTCTTACCGCTTGTCATGTCTCTTATCTGCCGGCGCAGATCTGCTCCTATACTGCAGGTATCGTCAACAGCTATGTGTGGAACCGGAATTGGACGTTTTGTGTGAAACGTAAGGCTGACGGGAAAGAGATCGTGCGTTTTCTCATGATTAATATTGCCGCGTCAGGGATCACCTTTTTGCTGCTTTATTTGTTTCAAAATTGCGGCTGCTCGCTTTTGGTGAGTAAGCTCGCCGCCACTATCGGCGGAATGATGATGAATTTTATCGGAAACCGAATCTGGGTATTTGGAGATTCGCTGAAAAACATACAGGATCAGGAGTGA